The nucleotide window TGAATCAATGGGATTGATGCACTGCCCCCTCTGTGTTGGCCTGGCCGTTGTTTCGGCCGCTCGCTTCTCAGCGCATGTTGTGATGCTGTTGCAGCTCGAGCTGCTGCGCACGGATGGTTCTGAGCATCCGGCCGATCTGCTGGGAACCCTTCTGGAGCTCTGAAGCGCACGTGGTGGAGAGGCCATGGCGATCCTTGCCGGTGTTCGATGAGAAGTCGCCCGCGTTTCTCGATGCTGTGGCCGCCTATGGGCATGCGCTGAGCGCTCTGAGCCTGCAGCAGCGCAGGGATCTGGCCGTATTCAAGGCGGCTGAGCTCCTGAATGCGTTGATTCAGATCCGTGAGCGCAGGCAGTCACCTGATCGGTTTGGACAAACCCTCGCGAAAGCCTCCTTCCAGCGCGTGCGTCAAGTGATCCGGGATCGGCGCATCGTGTTGCAAGGAGGCGAGGTGATCGATCTGCGTGATCCTGTGCTCCGAGACCTGATCGATGAAGGCTGCCGCCTGTTTCATGCCGGACGCAAGGATGCCGAGGTGTATCAACAGGCCCTGGCCCTATCGGCGGCCCAGTGTCTGGCGCTCAACGATCAGCTCGATGAAGGGATCGCCCGCTACATCGAAGGCAGCGGATTGTCGTTTCCAGACTCCCTTCTGCAGGCGGTGCGCACCTCCTTCATCGAGGCCTATCGAACGGCCTGAATCAGCTCTGGGCCCGGCACAGCCAGAGGCGGATGAACAATCCCTGGTACAGCTGCAGCGGAGAAGGCCAGCCGGCTTGCGCCAGCACCGTTGACAGCTGGCTTGGATCCATTGAGAACACCACCTTGTTGCGGCTCTCCACGATCGCTTCAACCGTTTCCGGCGGGACGCCGCGATCCAGGAGCCGTTGACGCGCCACGTTGAACACCAGGCGTTGGCTCTCGGGCTCTTCCGCTTCGCTGTAGGCGCTCAGCAGCAGAACGCCGCCATCCGCTGTGCACTGCGTTAGTTGCTGCAGCATCACGTCTTGCGCGTCGCTGCCCAGGAGGTGAAGCACGTTGTGGCACACCACCAGATCAAAGCGGGCGCCTGCCAGCTCGCCCTCGAGGGCCTCGTTCAAGGTGTGCTGAAGCAGGCGGCAGCGCGCGCTGCCGGGGTGATCCGCAAGTGTGTGGCGGCACTGCTCCAGCATTTGAGCACTGGGCTCGAGCACGGTGAGCGCAGCATCCGCGCAGGCGTTGAGCAGAGGGGGGAGTTCATCGCCCGGGCCGGGGCCCACCACGAGCACCTGCTGGGCCTCGCTGGCTGTGCTCTGCACCGCTGCAAGTGCGATCTCGTGCAGAACCTCGTGGCCGGGAATGGAGTTCTGGATGCTCTGGCGATAGCTGCGTCCGTAATCACCATCGAAATCAAGCGAGGGCATCAAGGCACCGCGATGGAGCAACCCCAATGATGGACTCAATTCGAGGAGCGCACCGGCATCACCGTCATCCCATGCTTCGCAGCCTGGCTTCCAGGGTCTGCCGCAGCCGTTGGCTGACGAGTGCGCAGAGGTCATCCACCAGGGGGTCATCGGCGTGAAAGATCAGCCGTTGCCCCTGGCGTTCGCTGCGCACCAGCCGGGCCTGGCTCAGCTGGCTGAGCTGCCGGCTGATGTGCGACTGGGAAAAGCCGGTGCGCTCCATCAGGGTCTGCACGTCGCTGGGTGAGTCGCGCAGCTCACAGAGCAGCTGCAGCCGGGCCGGTTCACTGAGCAACCGGAAGAAGCGGCTGATTTCGGCGAGTTGTTCCGGTCCTGGCTTGGCGTCTGCCATGGCGGTGCGGCACCTGCATTGATTATGGCGTTATGGGTTTATGCGTGTACAGTCATATCTCTAGTTTCGGGGTCTGATGGCTGAGTCCTTGGCCAAGCTCGCCGCCGGCGTTGGATCCCTGTTGTTTCGCCAGCTCCAGGATGCCGACACCGGAACCTTCACCTATCT belongs to Synechococcus sp. WH 7805 and includes:
- a CDS encoding class I SAM-dependent methyltransferase encodes the protein MTSAHSSANGCGRPWKPGCEAWDDGDAGALLELSPSLGLLHRGALMPSLDFDGDYGRSYRQSIQNSIPGHEVLHEIALAAVQSTASEAQQVLVVGPGPGDELPPLLNACADAALTVLEPSAQMLEQCRHTLADHPGSARCRLLQHTLNEALEGELAGARFDLVVCHNVLHLLGSDAQDVMLQQLTQCTADGGVLLLSAYSEAEEPESQRLVFNVARQRLLDRGVPPETVEAIVESRNKVVFSMDPSQLSTVLAQAGWPSPLQLYQGLFIRLWLCRAQS
- a CDS encoding metalloregulator ArsR/SmtB family transcription factor, with protein sequence MADAKPGPEQLAEISRFFRLLSEPARLQLLCELRDSPSDVQTLMERTGFSQSHISRQLSQLSQARLVRSERQGQRLIFHADDPLVDDLCALVSQRLRQTLEARLRSMG